From Anopheles darlingi chromosome 2, idAnoDarlMG_H_01, whole genome shotgun sequence, the proteins below share one genomic window:
- the LOC125959245 gene encoding odorant receptor 67d, producing MEASEKFQEFTLFIRRLLRIIGCDVLDGSWKMNFATYFALFLCTGYTIGTVTAIVVAPDFFELLKALSFIGFFFQSTIKLYYSLTDRKAYHKNYSSLGRDIYEKHLDGTASQRKVILQNIDIVLVLKNVTALLYFATLIIFSFYPAYMYFVMHVKVTMLPILFPGLDIYSMYGYGVTTALHVIIAIYGLMGALVSDIAFMQFVLHFKSFAELFQIMCEEFGQQLHEKTIDDEPRRRRKYAKFCRHGMRDIYRYHQNTIVYLKSLIMCYGTICVVMVMTCSYSIMLNLFLALMTDWYATYSFLLVSLFQLLIFCMFGAVVQVTNGRLNRTITSLPWYLLPTREQRLYQLMLFKSQLPDEIFILGVGPLNMETFTLIMKKIYSAFAMMYSFLVEDAAGEGGGALNNHDSNNGHHDNGGAYAGAGAGS from the exons ATGGAGGCTTCGGAGAAATTCCAAGAGTTTACTCTCTTCATACGCCGCTTGTTGCGGATTATCGGTTGCGATGTGCTGGACGGATCCTGGAAGATGAACTTTGCCACCTATTTCGCGCTGTTCCTCTGTACCGGCTACACGATCGGCACAGTGACCGCAATCGTCGTGGCGCCGGATTTTTTCGAACTACTCAAGGCACTCTCATTCATTGGGTTCTTTTTTCAATCCACCATCAAGCTGTACTACTCATTGACGGACCGGAAAGCGTACCACAAAAACTATTCAAGCCTCGGACGTGACATCTACGAAAAGCATCTCGATGGTACCGCCAGTCAACGGAAAGTGATCCTACAGAACATCGACATTGTGTTGGTGCTGAAGAATGTGACCGCGCTGCTCTACTTTGCGACgctcatcatcttctccttctatCCGGCCTACATGTACTTTGTGATGCACGTGAAGGTGACGATGCTGCCGATACTGTTTCCGGGCCTCGATATCTACTCGATGTACGGATACGGTGTCACCACTGCCCTGCACGTCATTATTGCCATCTATGGCCTGATGGGTGCGCTAGTGTCCGATATTGCGTTCATGCAGTTTGTGCTGCACTTTAAGAGCTTTGCGGAACTGTTCCAGATTATGTGCGAAGAGTTTGGGCAGCAACTGCACGAGAAGACAATCGACGATGAACCACGGCGCCGAAGGAAGTACGCCAAGTTCTGTCGCCATGGTATGCGGGACATCTATCGGTATCATCAGAACACGATCGTGTACCTGAAATCGCTGATCATGTGCTACGGTACGATCTGtgtcgtgatggtgatgacctGCAGCTACTCCATCATGCTGAACCTCTTCCTGGCGCTCATG ACCGATTGGTACGCGACGTACAGCTTTCTGCTGGTTTCGCTGTTTCAGCTTCTGATATTCTGCATGTTTGGTGCCGTCGTACAGGTCACG AACGGTCGCCTGAATCGGACCATCACCAGCCTGCCCTGGTACCTGCTACCGACCCGGGAGCAGCGGCTCTACCAGCTGATGCTCTTCAAGAGCCAGCTACCGGACGAGATCTTCATCCTCGGCGTAGGACCCCTCAACATGGAAACGTTTACGCTCATCATGAAGAAAATCTACTCGGCCTTCGCCATGATGTACAGCTTCCTGGTGGAAGACGcggcaggggaagggggaggggccCTTAACAaccacgacagcaacaacggccACCACGACAACGGAGGAGCAtatgctggcgctggtgctggtagctAA